In Ctenopharyngodon idella isolate HZGC_01 chromosome 1, HZGC01, whole genome shotgun sequence, a single genomic region encodes these proteins:
- the LOC127512391 gene encoding mucin-5AC-like, producing the protein MTTPTTTTESTSATTIESTTVGTSETSTLTPIITESATATTTEITTVSTTETTTQATTTESTSATTTESTTVSTTETTIPATTTESTTVSTTETTTPATTTESTTVSTTEMTTPPTTTESSTATTESTTVTTATTTERTNVSTTETTTQATTTESTSATTTESTTVSTTETTTPATTTESTTVSTTESTTPATTTESTTVSTTETSTPTTITESTSATTTESTTVSTTETTTPATTTESTTVTTITESTTVSTTETTTPATTTESTTVSTTETTTPATTTESTTVSTTETTTPATTTESTTVSTTETTTQATTTESTSATTTESTTVTTAMTTERTTVSTTETTTQATTTESTSATTTESTTVSTTETTTPATTTESTTVSTTESTTPATTTESTTVSTTETTTPITITESTSATTTESTTVSSTETTTPATTTESTTVSTTETTTPTPTTESSATTTESTTVSTTETTTPATTTESTTFSTTETTTPATTTESTTVSTTETTTTATTTGSTAVSTTETTTPATTTENTTFSTTETIPPTTTTESTSATTTESTSVSTTETTTPTTTTESTSGTTTESRTVSTTETTTPATTTESTTVSTTKTTTPATTTESTTVSTTETTIPTTTTESTSATTTESTTFSTTETTTPTTTTESTSATTTESTTVSTTETTTPATTESTTFSTNETTPTTTTESTSATTTESTSFSTTESTTPATTTESTTVSTTETTTPATTTDSTSATTTESKTVSSHNVRAKLEFRSVDTFINELNNTNSQAFKNRAQLVMDIVS; encoded by the exons atgACTACACCAACCAcgacaacagaatcaacatcagccacaacaattgagagcacaactgttggTACATCTGAAACATCTACACTAACACCAATAATAACAGAATCAGCAACAGCCACGACAACTGAGAtaacaactgttagtacaactgaaacaacaacacaagccactacaacagaatcaacatcagccacaacaactgagagcacaactgttagtacaactgaaacaactatacctgccacaacaactgagagcacaactgttagtacaactgagacaactacaccagccacaacaactgagagcacaactgttagtacaactgagatgACTACACCaccaacaacaacagaatcttCAACagcaacaactgagagcacaactgtta CAACAGCCACGACAACTGAGAGAACAaatgttagtacaactgaaacaacaacacaagccactacaacagaatcaacatcagccacaacaactgagagcaccactgttagtacaactgaaacaactacaccagccacaacaactgagagcacaactgttagtacaactgaatcaactacaccagccacaacaactgagagcacaactgttagtacaactgaaacatctacaccaaccacaataacagaatcaacatcagccacaacaactgagagcacaactgttagtacaactgagacaactacaccagccacaacaactgaaagcacaactgtta CCACAataactgagagcacaactgttagtacaactgaaacaaccacaccagccacaacaactgaaagcacaactgttagtacaactgaaacaactacaccagccacaacaactgagagcacaactgttagtacaactgagacaactacaccagccacaacaactgaaagcacaactgttagtacaactgaaacaacaacacaagccactacaacagaatcaacatcagccacaacaactgaaagcacaactgtta CAACAGCCATGACAACTGAGAgaacaactgttagtacaactgaaacaacaacacaagccactacaacagaatcaacatcagccacaacaactgagagcacaactgttagtacaactgaaacaactacaccagccacaacaactgagagcacaactgttagtacaactgaatcaactacaccagccacaacaactgagagcacaactgttagtacaactgaaacaactacaccaatcacaataacagaatcaacatcagccacaacaactgagagcacaactgttagttcaactgaaacaactacaccagccacaacaactgagagcacaactgttagtacaactgagacaactacaccaacccCAACAACCGAatcatcagccacaacaactgagagcacaactgttagtacaactgaaacaactacaccagccacaacaactgaaagcacaacttttagtacaactgagacaactacaccagccacaacaactgagagcacaactgttagtacaactgaaacaactacaacagccacaacaactgGGAGCACagctgttagtacaactgaaacaactacaccagccacaacaactgagaacACAACTttcagtacaactgaaacaattccaccaaccacaacaacagaatcaacatcagccacaacaactgagagcacaagtgttagtacaactgaaacaactacaccaaccacaacaacagaatcaacatcaggaacaacaactgagagcagaactgttagtacaactgaaaccactacaccagccacaacaactgagagcacaactgttagtacaactaaaaccactacaccagccacaacaactgagagcacaactgttagtacaactgaaacaactataccaaccacaacaacagaatcaacatcagccacaacaactgagagcacaactttcagtacaactgaaacaactacaccaaccacaacaacagaatcaacatcagccacaacaactgagagcacaactgttagtacaactgagacaactacaccagccacaactgagagcacaactttCAGTACAAATGAAACTACACCAACCAccacaacagaatcaacatcagccacaacaactgagagcacaagttttagtacaactgaatcaactacaccagccacaacaactgagagcacaactgttagtacaactgaaacaactacaccagccacaacaacagactcaacatcagccacaacaactgagagcaaaACTGTTAGTTCACATAACGTGCGAGCAAAGCTGGAGTTTCGCTCTGTAGACACATTCATAAATGAACTCAATAATACAAACTCCCAGGCTTTCAAGAACAGGGCTCAGCTTGTTATGGACATTGTGAGTTAA